One Ricinus communis isolate WT05 ecotype wild-type chromosome 1, ASM1957865v1, whole genome shotgun sequence DNA window includes the following coding sequences:
- the LOC8279684 gene encoding flavonol 7-O-beta-glucosyltransferase UGT74F1: MREKESRGHVLVIPFPGQGHLNPMLQFSRRLVSKGLQVTFIVTTYISRSKHLVSSSNRLLQFDTISDGYDEGGFEQASSMGAYLSSIHTVGPRTLKELIAKYQSSSNPIDCLIYEPFLSWALDIAKQFGLIAAAFFTHACAVDYVFYSFYRKMVPVPDVNSSSMPVLIEGLPPLELQDLPTFIVLPEAYPANAEMIKRQFSNVDKADYILVNTFYKLEYQVVDTMSTLCPLLTIGPTIPSSYSDKRIENEDDYGIDLYEANASIPITWLSTKPTGSVVYVSFGSIANNLSEKQMEEVAWGLKRSNFYFLWVVKNSEEHKLPKGYVEEVAPKGLIVNWSPQVKILTNESIGCFFTHCGWNSTIEALSLGVPMVTLPQWSDQPTNSKFVEDVWRVGIRVKVDADNGIAKRDQIEYCIKEVMESVRGKEMKENSKKWKELAVEAISEGGTSDKNIDELVFKVTKFKSLY, from the exons ATGAGAGAGAAGGAGAGTAGAGGGCATGTACTGGTAATTCCATTTCCAGGGCAAGGTCACCTCAACCCTATGCTTCAATTCTCAAGGCGTCTGGTCTCTAAAGGGTTGCAAGTCACCTTCATCGTAACCACCTACATATCCAGGTCCAAGCATCTAGTCAGCTCATCTAACCGCCTTCTGCAATTCGACACCATATCCGACGGCTACGATGAGGGTGGCTTTGAGCAAGCTAGTTCCATGGGTGCCTATCTTTCAAGTATACATACCGTCGGTCCAAGAACCCTAAAAGAGCTCATAGCGAAATACCAGAGCTCTTCAAACCCGATCGACTGTCTAATTTATGAGCCTTTCTTGTCCTGGGCTCTTGATATTGCCAAGCAGTTTGGATTGATCGCGGCTGCGTTTTTCACGCATGCTTGTGCTGTCGATTATGTCTTCTACAGTTTCTACAGGAAAATGGTGCCGGTTCCCGACGTGAATTCCTCCTCAATGCCAGTGCTGATCGAGGGGTTACCTCCACTAGAGCTTCAAGACTTGCCGACATTCATTGTGTTGCCGGAAGCATATCCTGCGAATGCTGAGATGATAAAGAGACAGTTTTCTAATGTGGACAAGGCTGATTATATCCTCGTTAACACATTCTACAAGTTGGAGTACCAG GTTGTGGATACAATGTCAACACTGTGTCCACTGTTGACAATTGGCCCAACAATACCATCCAGTTACTCAGACAAAAGGATTGAAAATGAGGACGATTATGGTATTGATCTCTATGAAGCTAATGCATCCATTCCCATTACTTGGCTTAGCACCAAACCAACTGGTTCAGTTGTATATGTATCCTTTGGCAGCATAGCCAATAACTTAAGTGAAAAGCAAATGGAAGAAGTTGCATGGGGCTTAAAGAGAAGCAATTTCTACTTCTTGTGGGTAGTTAAGAACTCTGAGGAACATAAACTACCAAAAGGATATGTGGAAGAAGTGGCACCGAAAGGATTAATAGTGAATTGGAGTCCTCAAGTGAAAATCCTAACAAATGAGTCTATTGGGTGCTTTTTTACTCATTGTGGTTGGAATTCTACTATTGAGGCATTGAGTTTGGGTGTGCCAATGGTAACATTGCCACAATGGAGTGATCAACCAACAAATTCTAAGTTTGTTGAGGATGTGTGGAGAGTTGGCATTAGAGTGAAGGTTGATGCTGATAATGGAATTGCCAAAAGAGATCAAATTGAATATTGTATAAAGGAAGTAATGGAGAGTGttagaggaaaagaaatgaaggagAACTCTAAGAAATGGAAAGAGTTGGCTGTTGAAGCTATTAGTGAAGGTGGGACTTCTGATAAAAACATAGATGAACTTGTATTTAAGGTTACAAAGTTTAAGTCTTTATATTAG